The nucleotide sequence CCCCTCATTTCACTCCAGGTCTTCCTGCTCGAAATGCTGGCTCACGTGAATATCCGTTGTTTCCAGACGTCCGGGGCCGAGATTGACGAATTTGTGCGGTATGTTTGCCGGACCGAATACAACCTGGCCTTCTGATACCTCCATCTTTTCGTCGCCGACCATGAACAGCGCATTTCCCTGACGAACGATGAAAATCTCGTCATAAGGGTGCTGGTGCAGTTTGGGACCATGCCCGACAACATCGGTCGAGAAGAATATGATCGACGCATCGGTACCAAATCTCTTGCCTTCGACGCGGCCGGACCACGCATCGTCGCGCCTCGCCCAGTCTTCTCTTTTCAAGACAACGGCTTGTTTCGTCAAAATGGTTCTCCCGGCTTTTCGATGCGCTTGAATTTCGACCCTGCTGTTGCAGCATGTCCCCGTAGGGAAGGAAGGTCAGATTCTAACGAGGCCGGAGCGCTTCAACAAGCCCATCAGGATCAGCGGCAGAAGTGTGGTGATAAGGATGGCGATGAATGCCATGGCCATGCCGAGCCCGACAGAGCCCTGCTCGAACTGACGCCAGATGAAGATCGAGATTGTCTGCATGCCGACCGGAGCGACCAGTATGGATGCGACCAGCTCACGCGTGGCAATGGCAAAGACGAGCAGCATGGCCGTTATGAGGCTTGGCGCGATCAGCGGCAGCATGATGCGCCGGAAAGCTGTGAAGCTGTTTGCGCCGCACACACGCGCCGCGGCTTCCAGATTGTCGCCGATCTGGTGGAAGGCAGCGGATGCATAGCGGATCGGCTGCGGCAGAAGAATGCAGCAATAGGCAAGCAGCAGGATCAGCGGTGTGTTGTAGGGCGAGACGGGCAGGGCGGGCTGGTTCCAGGCCAGAATGAGTCCGACCGCGACGACGACGCCGGGCAAGGCATTGGGCAGGACAGTCAGTATGTCGAGCCAGAAGCGCCCGCGAAAACGCATCTTCACGACGGCATAGGCGGCGACCGCGCCGAGAAGCCCGGTCAGGAGAGCGCTTGCGACGCCGAGCGAGAGGCTGTTGACGAGCGCGCGCATGCCGCCTGCGCTGTTTTCGGCAATGGCGGCAAAATTGTCGAAGCCGAGGTTCGACGGCACCAGCCCGCCGGATACGGTCTTGGAAAGAGCGGTCGCCAGAATGGCCAGCAGGGGAACGCCCGTTGCAGCGAAGGCAACGAGGGCGAAGAGAGCGACCACGGGAATGGTGAGCGCTCCGAGCGGACGCTTGTCCTTTGCCTGTGGCTTGCCGCCGGTCGTCACATAGGACCGGCGCGTCAATATCCAGCGTTGGACCAGAAAAGCCGCCAGCGACAGGCAGACGAGCGCCAGCGAAAAGACGGCAGCACCCGCAAGGTCGATGGGCCAGTCGGAAATGCGAAGATCGATCTCCGTCACCAGCACTTCAAAGCCGGAACGGCGTCCAAGGGCTGCCGGGGTGCCATATTCCTCGATGGCTGCGGCGAAAACGAGCAAAAGGCTTGCCGCAAGGCCCGGTGTCGCCAGTGGCAGGGTGATGCGGAAGAAGGAGCGCCACGGCGAGGCGCCGAACACGCGACCGACATCGGAATAACGTGCGCCGACCGCTTCAATCGTGCGCGATACCGCAAAATAGACGAGCGGAAACGTGTTCAGCGCCATGACGAAGCTCATGCCGGCGACCGAAAACAGAAAGGGCGCCAGATTGAAACCGATGAGTTGCTCGAGATAGCCGCGCGGTTGCAGCGTCATGATCCAGCCAAGCGTGGCGATATAGGGCGGGATCATGAAAGGCACGAGCATCAGCACGTCCCACAGGACGGCAAAAGGCACCTTGTAGAGCGCGCGGAAAACGGCGAGCGGAACGGCGATGAAGGCGGAAAGCACGACCACCGAAAGCCCCAGCAGCACTGTGTTGCCGCTCATGCGCAAAAGCTTCGGGTCTTCAAACAGGGCCGGGAGATGCAGGAAAGGCTCGGCCAGCGAGCCTCTCCCCAGTTGCGGAAAGACAGCCTGAAGAACGATGAAGACAAACGGTACCGCGACGATGAAAGCGAGCCCGGCAACCGCAACGAACCCGAGCGGATTGCGAGCCGCCGCACCGCCTGTCTTCATGTCTGTCTTCCCCTCAAATATCAGTTGCTGGCTGCGAAGGCGGCGCCGAATTCCTTCAGCGTCTCGTCGCGCTTGCCGTAGACTTCCTTGGCGTCGATCGGCAGGATTTTAAGATCGCCGATCAGCGGGCGATTGGCTGGAACATCGGTGCGAGAAGGCATCAGATAGGTGTCGGCAACCATTTTCTGGCCTTCGTCGGACAGCATGTAGTCGACGAACTGCTTGGCCTCATCCTGGTTCTTCGACCATTTGAGGATCATGGCGGGGCGGGGCGCGATCACTGTGCCGGATGCCGGGAAAATGACGTCGATGGATTCGCCCTTGGCCTTGCCGGCAAGCGAGATATAGTCGACGGCACCGAACACGGCGGCCTTGGCACCCTGAAGGACGGGGTTCAGAGCCTCTGCATTGGCACCGGCCACAGCCGCGCCGTTTTCATGCAGGTTCTTGAAAAGGTCCCAGCCTTGCTGGGCCTGAAGGGCGGCAACGAGCTCGAAGGTCGCGCCCGACTGCGCCGGGTCCGGCAGGTTGACCTGATCCTTGTATTCGGGCTTGGCGAGATCGGCCCATTCGGCAGGCTTCGGCGTCTTGCTCGCTGGGTTCCACGCGATACCGAGGGCGGAGACGCCCTGCGCGACCGCGGTTTCGTTCTTGAGGAAATCCGGTACTTTCTCCGCATTCGGGCTGGTATAGGCCACCAGCCAGTCGCGCTTGGCGAAGTCGGTTGCCGTGTCCCAGGACGCCGAAATCAGAACGTCGACAACCGGATTGGCGGCTTCCGCTTCGATGCGCGCCATGACCTTGCCGGTGGTTGCCTGAAAGACGTTGACCTTCGCGCCGGTCTTGGCGGTGAAGCCTGCCGCAAGCTTTTCGATCAGGCTGCCGGGACCAGCCGAATAGACGGTGATGTCTGCATGGGCTGCCGTGCTGGACAGCAAGGCGGTGACAAGCGCCAGCCCTGCGCCGAGAATGGATTTTTTCATCTGTCTCTCCTGAGATGTTGCCTGATGGAATGGTCCTATTTCGAAAACCAGCGCAGCTGGCTGGCATCGACCGAAATGCCGACCGGAACGCCGGGAGAAAGGCGGATATGGTCGAGATAAGTCAGTTCGTGACCGTCCTGCTGCGAACCGATGCGCACCGTGGTCAGGTGGCCGTCGCCGCGAAACTGCGAGCGCAGCACGGTTGCGGGAATTGCGGCTTCATGGACGGGAACGCTGCGCACGGAGCGCGACGGCAACAGCACATGGGTTGCCTGTCCGGCGGCGGAACCTTGGGCGATGTGGATTTCAGTGCGCGCGATCTTGTAGGCATTGTCGCGCTGTTCGACCGGTACGACACAGCCGAGCCGCAGGAAATCGGCGACCGCAGGTGTGGTCGGCTCGGCGACAAGCGCTTCAGGCGAAGCCAGCTGCTCGATCACACCGGCGCGCATGACAGCCACCTGATCGGCCAGGGAAAAGGCTTCGCTCTGGTCGTGGGTGACATAGATCGCGGTCAGGCCCAGATTGGCGACAAGCTGCCCGATCTCGGTGACCATGTTTTCGCGCAGTTCCCGGTCGAGATTGGAAAGCGGCTCGTCGAACAATACCAGTCCCGGTTCGGCAACGATGGCGCGGGCAATGGCGACGCGCTGCTGCTGGCCGCCCGATATATCGCTGATCGCACGCTCTCCAAATCCGGCCAGACCAACGCGGTCGAGTGCGGAGGCAACGCGCTTTTCCCGCTCCGCGCGGCCCAGCCCGCGCATTTCGAGCGGAAAGGACACATTGCCGAAAACGGTCATATGCGGCCAGAGCGCATAATCCTGAAACACCATGCCGAGATGCCGCTTTTCAGGCGGGACGAAAGTGCCCTTCCGGGCATCCGCGACGGTGATGCCGTTGATCGTGATCGATCCTTTCGTCGGGGCGAGCAGTCCGGCCACGAGGCGAAGCAGCGTGGTCTTGCCACAACCGGACGGCCCTAGCAGGGCGAGGGTCTGTCCTCGCGGCAGTGAAAGATCGATATTTTTCAATATCGTGGTCGGACCGTAGGCAAGATTCAGCCCCTCAGCCCGAACGGCAATATCCGCTTTTATATTAGAGGACTGTAACATTTTCCCGCAATCCAAATGACTTGGGAGCTTCTATTCGGATTGCGTGACAGTTGGATGACGTTGCGAAAGGGCGTCCTGCCGCCTGTGGGGAACCAATCGCCCCGGCATCGGTTTTTCTCTTCATGCGAAAAAGGAAGGGAAGACGATGAGATTTGGAAAACTCGCCCTGGGTCTGACGGGATTGGCCGCGGGATACGCGCTGACCCGGGCAAGCTCGCCGCAAATTCCACAGGGAATAGTCCCGGTTAAACCCTTCGATCTCACGCGCTATCTCGGCAAGTGGTACGAAGTGGGACGGCTTGAAAACCGTTTCGAGCGTGGTCTGACGCGCACGACCGCGGAATATTCGCTGAATCCCGATCAAACGGTGAAAGTGGTCAATCGCGGCTTCGATCCGTGGAAAGGTCGCTGGACGCAGGCCACCGGAACCGCGCGCTTTGTTCGGTCTCCCGACGAAGGCGCGTTGAAAGTTTCCTTCTTCGGGCCATTCTACGGCGGCTACAACATCATGGATATCGATGAAGGCGGCTATCAATGGTCGATCATTGTCGGCTCTACGCGCAGTTACTTCTGGGTGCTGTCGCGCGAGCCGGAGCCAAGCGAAGAGTTGAAGGCGCGTGCTGTCGCGCAGGCGTTGCTTCTCGGGATCAATTCCGACGCCATTTTGTGGGTGCCGCAGTAAATGCACAGCAAAAGGCCCGCCGAAGCGGGCCTTTTATTCTTGGCCTATGCCCCGTAAGGCACCCAGATATTTTTCACCTGCACAGCCCGCCGCAGATAATCACGGCCCTGTCCTTCGGCCCTGTTAAGCCAGTTGGGCAGGCGACCGTTGTTGGCCCAAGTGGCCTTGAGGTTTCCGGCTGAAGCCTTTTCGACCATGGCGCTGCCCTCGCGGGAACCGAAGTACCAGACAGCCGCAACATCGTCGTGTTCGGCCAGCGTCTTCGTCAGAAGGTCGCGTTCTCCGGTGACGATATTGACCACGCCGCCCGGCACATCGGACGTGTCGAGCACCTGATAGAAGTCGCCTGCGACCAGCGGCTGGCGGCTGGAAGGCACGACCACCGTTCGGTTGCCCATGGCGATTGCGGGAAGCACGAGCGAGACGAGCGACAGAAGCGGCGCTTCGTCCGGGCAGACGATGCCCATCACGCCCCACGGTTCGTTCATCGCCAGCGTTACATGGCGCGACTTGGTTGAGTGCACCGCCCCGTCGAACTTGTCGGCCTGCGCGGCATAATAGAAGATGCGGCGCAGCGCGGTTTCAAATTCCTCTTCCGCCTTTTTCTCGTTGACGCCGGTGCTTTCCATCAGTCGCGCCACGAAATCCGCCCGGCGCGCATCAAGGTTTTCGCCGAGATAATAGAGCACCTGCGCCCGGTTATGGGCTGTTGCTGCGCCCCAGCTTCCGGCCTTTGTCGCCGCTTCCACCGCGTTGCGAATGTCCTTGCGATTGCCGATCCCGGCCTGACCGATGACCGCGCCACCCTTGCCGATGACCGAATAGCTGTAGCCGCCATCGGGGCGCGCCTGCTTGCCGCCGATATAGTTCTTCATCGTGCGATCAATACCGTCGATAGCGACCTTGTCGTCACTGGCAGGCGAGGCCGATGGCACGAAGACTTCCGCAACCTCGGCCGGGGAGAGGGCCTTTTCCCAATCGGAGACAAGATATTCGTACATGCCCTCGCGTGCGCCTTCGCGGCCGAACCCGCTTTCGCGGTAGCCGCCGAAACCGGCTCCGGCATCCAGCATGTTGGTGCAGTTGATCCAGACGACACCGGCCTTCACCCGCGCCGCAAGATCGAGCGCGACATTGATGTTTTCAGACCAGATCGACGCAGCCAGCCCGTAGCGCGTATTGTTGGCAAGCGAGACGGCTTCGTCCGGGGTGCGGAAGGTCGTCGCCGCCGCAATCGGCCCGAAGATTTCCACCTGACACACGGTCGAGGCCTGATCCACTTCGGTGAAGAAACCGGGGGCGATGTAATTGCCCTTGGCTGGCAGCGGGTTCGGCGTCTGCCACAATTCGCCGCCTTCCTCGATGCCCTTCTGGATAAGATCGAAAATGCGCTTCACCTGACCGGGCGAGACGATGGCCCCGACATCGGTCGATTTGTCGAGCGGATCGCCGACCCACAAGCTTTCGAGGCGCTTTTTCAGCTTGGCATAAAAACGCCCGGCAATGCCTTCCTGCACCAGCAGCCGTGATCCGGCGCAGCACACTTCGCCCTGATTGAACCAGATGGCATCGACCACACCCTCGACCGCGGCATCGAGATCGGCATCTTCAAAGACGATGAAGGGCGACTTGCCGCCCAGTTCCAGCGACAGTTTTTTGCCCGAACCTGCGATCTGCTCGCGAATGACGCGGCCAACCCGCGTCGAGCCGGTGAAGGCAACCTTGTCCACCCCGTCGTGGCCGCAGATTTCCGCGCCGGTGGTGCCATCGCCCTGCACGATGTTAACGACACCTGCGGGCAAGCCGACTTCGTGGCAGATTTCAGCAAAGGCAATGGCCGAAAGCGGCGTCAGATCGGCAGGTTTCAGAACCACCGTGTTACCGGCGGCCAAAGCGGGTGCGATCTTCCAGGCAAGCATGAGAAGCGGGAAATTCCACGGAATGACCTGACCGCAGACGCCGACCGGCGAAAAGCCCTTGAACTCATCTTCCACCATCTCGGCCCAGCCCGCATGATGGTAGAAATGGCGGGCGGCGAGCGGAATGTCGATATCGCGGGTTTCGCGGATCGGCTTGCCATTGTCCATGGTTTCCAGCACGGCCAGAAAGCGCTCGCGCTTCTGGATATGGCGCGCGATGGCATAGAGATATTTCGCACGCTCGTAGCCCGACAGCTTGGACCATTTGCCGAAAGCGGCGCGGGCGGCCTTTACCGCCTGATCGACATCATCCGCATTGCCGCAGGTGATTTCTGCGAGCTTGTCGCCATTGGCCGGATTGGCGACGGCGATCGCCTTGCGGCCTTCCGGCTTGACAAAGGCTCCGTTGATATAGTGGCCGAAAGAACGGCCATGCTGTTCCAGCCACAGGTTCACATCGCCGTTTGCTTCGGGTGAAGGTCCGTATTCCATGGTCTTGAGAATGTCCTTGATGGGTCGCATTCTGAAAATCCTCTAAGCATTTGCAGCCAAATGGAGCTTTTGGCGTCGCAGAAATGCGATAAACTTTATGCAGCAGCGTGACGGTTGGCGGCGGAGTAGCGCCCGGTCACGAAGTGCTCCAATTGCCGTTCGATATCTCCAAGCATCGATGATGCGCCGATGCGGAACAGATCGGGTTCCAGCCAGCGATTGCCGAGTTCTTCCTTCATCAGGGTGAGCCAGGCGAGCGCATCCTTGGCGCTCTTGAGGCCGCCCGCAGGCTTGAAGCCGACGCTCTGGCCGGAAAGCGCGCCATAATCGCGCAGCGCCCGCACCATGGTCAGGCTCACCGGCAAGGTGGCGTTGACATCTTCCTTGCCGGTCGAGGTCTTGATGAAATCCGAACCCGCCTGCATCGCCACCATCGAGGCGCGATAGACATTTGTGAGCGTGTTGAGATCGCCGGTGGCGAGGATCGCCTTCATATGCGCATCGCCGCAGGCTTCCCGCATGGCGGCAATCTCGTCGTAAAGGGCTGACCAGTTCTGCGTCAGCACGTGCTCGCGGGTAATCACGATGTCGATTTCATGCGCGCCCTGTTCCACCGCATAGGTGATTTCGGCAAGGCGCAGCGGCAAGGGGGTCAGACCGGCAGGAAAGCCCGTCGCCACCGAGGCGACCGGAATGCCGGAACCTTCAAGCGCTTTCACGGCGTGCGGAACCATGGTCGGATAAACGCAGACCGCACCGGTGGTGATGCCTGCATCCGCGAGGCCCAGCGCTTCCAGAATATCCTCGCGTACCGGACGGCGCGCCTTGGCGCAGAGCCTGCGCACGCGGCCCGCCGTATCGTCGCCGGCGAGCGTCGTCAGGTCGATGCACTGGATGGCGCGGATGAGCCACGCCGCCTGATATTCCTTCTTCACCGAACGGCGGGCGCTGATGGTGGCGGCGCGGCGCTCGGAGGCGCTGCGATTGACGGACACGTCCTCAAACCAGTCCGGCTTGAGCGGTGTCCCGTTATTGCGGGGGAGGGCTTCGGTCATTTCATTGTCCGTTCATGGGTTCAGTTACGATCAGGCGCGTTCGGTCGAGGGGGCGTGATCGCGGCAGAACGTTTCGAATTCTTCCTGGCTGGCATAGGCTTTCTGCGTGCCGGACCGGGTGATGGAATGGGCCGCATACAGGGCGGCCTTGCGAAGCGAGGCCTCCACATCGCCGGTCCCGGCGTAAAACCGGGCGAAGGAGCCGATAAAGGCATCGCCTGCGCCAGTCGTGTCCTTCGGCGTGACCTTGACTGGCGGAATATTGACGATTTCGCTTGCCGTAATCATCCGCGCTCCGCGTCCGCCGAGCGTAACGATGACGGTGCGGATGCCACGCGCGATGAGCGAACGCGCTGCGCTGACGATTTCATCGTCCGTCCCGGTCGGCAGGCCGGAGAGGATTGCCAACTCGCTCTCGTTCGGCACGAGAAAGGTCACCTGCCGGATCAATTCGGGATCGAGATCGGCGGCGGCAGGGGCCGGGTTCAGGATGGTTTCAATGCCATTTTCTGCAGCAAAGGCGATGGTGTGATAGACGGTCTCGACCGGAACTTCCATCTGCATGAGAATAAGGCCGCAAGCTTTCAGATCGTTGGCAGCCTTGTCGACTTCGGCGGGCAGAAGATCGGCATTGGCGCCCTTGACGATGAGGATCGAGTTTTCACCCGAGGGTTCGACGAAGATTGGGGCTACGCCGCTCGATTTGCCGGGGACCTTGCGCACATGGCGCGTATCGACGCCGAACTCATTCAGGTTGCGGATGGTGCTGTCGGCGAAAATATCGTCGCCCACCCGCGTGACCATCATCACATCCGCGCCAAGGCGCGCGGCGGCGACGGCCTGATTGGCGCCCTTGCCGCCGCAGCCGATTTCAAATGTCGGGGCTTCCAGCGTTTCGCCGGGGCCGGGCATACGGTTCACATAGGTGATGAGGTCCACCATGTTGGAGCCGACCACTCCGATCTTTCTGGTCATGAGACGTTCCTTTGAAATTTCAGAGTGCCTTGATCGTGGCTTCAAACTGTTCGGCGGCTGTCGTATCGAGATAGCCGACGCGCACGGGAAAGACGGCGCGCTTACCCGGTGCCAGCACCTGCACATTGTTCTTGGCTTTTTCGGCCAGATAGCCTTCCGGCTCGCAGGTCGAGGGCAGGGCAAAGGCTGCAACCTGCGCGTCTCCGTTCACGAGAATCCAGCGCACGGTTTTTGGGAAGATTTCGGTCGGGTAGGAAATGCCAAATCCGTCGCCCTCGGGAAGCTGCATCATCAGATGTGTGTTGCCATCGGCATCTTTCGGCAAGCCGCGAATATAGAAGACCTGCTCGGGATCGTAGCGCTCCGGTTCATCCAGCACTTCCATCGCGGCCGGGTCGGAGGCCAGTTCGTCGATCAGCGACAGGTAATCGTCGTTGGGCGTAACGTGGCCGGGAACGGCGGTGCGCACCTGCACGTGATCCGGCGTATAGGGCACCGGCTGCACGATCCGCGCGCCTTCCGCATAGGCGAAATTGACGTGGCACATATACATCAGCTCCATAGGAGCGGATGAAAGGTTCTCCACGTCCATGGTGATGTCGAACAGCGTTTCATCGGCATGAAGCCGCACGCTTGGCCGTGCCAGATAATGCGCGCCGAAGCCCATTACATATTCGTATTCGCCGGTGATCTCGACAAAGACGCCGCGCGCGTCATGACCAAAGAGAAGGCCCGCCTTGTCCATCTTTGCGCAGGCCATTTCGCCATGCAGAAGATGATTGTCCTGAGGCGAAGGACAGCCATTGCGCAGGATGCCGCTGTGGAACGCAAAGCAGCCATAGGTTTCCACGATGGTGGTTGCCGGGCGCGGCATGGAGAAGCTGTTGCCCATGGTGAGGTCCACGCCGTCGAATTCAGCCCCCCAGATCATCTGGCCCATGAAGGGCAGCACGATGATGTTGCCGCGCTCGTTCTCGACCAGCAGGGCCTCTATGCCGCTTGGATAGCGAAAGGCGGTGACGCTGAGGCCATAGGTGTTGGCGATCACA is from Brucella intermedia LMG 3301 and encodes:
- a CDS encoding cupin domain-containing protein produces the protein MTKQAVVLKREDWARRDDAWSGRVEGKRFGTDASIIFFSTDVVGHGPKLHQHPYDEIFIVRQGNALFMVGDEKMEVSEGQVVFGPANIPHKFVNLGPGRLETTDIHVSQHFEQEDLE
- a CDS encoding ABC transporter permease: MKTGGAAARNPLGFVAVAGLAFIVAVPFVFIVLQAVFPQLGRGSLAEPFLHLPALFEDPKLLRMSGNTVLLGLSVVVLSAFIAVPLAVFRALYKVPFAVLWDVLMLVPFMIPPYIATLGWIMTLQPRGYLEQLIGFNLAPFLFSVAGMSFVMALNTFPLVYFAVSRTIEAVGARYSDVGRVFGASPWRSFFRITLPLATPGLAASLLLVFAAAIEEYGTPAALGRRSGFEVLVTEIDLRISDWPIDLAGAAVFSLALVCLSLAAFLVQRWILTRRSYVTTGGKPQAKDKRPLGALTIPVVALFALVAFAATGVPLLAILATALSKTVSGGLVPSNLGFDNFAAIAENSAGGMRALVNSLSLGVASALLTGLLGAVAAYAVVKMRFRGRFWLDILTVLPNALPGVVVAVGLILAWNQPALPVSPYNTPLILLLAYCCILLPQPIRYASAAFHQIGDNLEAAARVCGANSFTAFRRIMLPLIAPSLITAMLLVFAIATRELVASILVAPVGMQTISIFIWRQFEQGSVGLGMAMAFIAILITTLLPLILMGLLKRSGLVRI
- a CDS encoding ABC transporter substrate-binding protein, producing MKKSILGAGLALVTALLSSTAAHADITVYSAGPGSLIEKLAAGFTAKTGAKVNVFQATTGKVMARIEAEAANPVVDVLISASWDTATDFAKRDWLVAYTSPNAEKVPDFLKNETAVAQGVSALGIAWNPASKTPKPAEWADLAKPEYKDQVNLPDPAQSGATFELVAALQAQQGWDLFKNLHENGAAVAGANAEALNPVLQGAKAAVFGAVDYISLAGKAKGESIDVIFPASGTVIAPRPAMILKWSKNQDEAKQFVDYMLSDEGQKMVADTYLMPSRTDVPANRPLIGDLKILPIDAKEVYGKRDETLKEFGAAFAASN
- a CDS encoding ABC transporter ATP-binding protein, which codes for MLQSSNIKADIAVRAEGLNLAYGPTTILKNIDLSLPRGQTLALLGPSGCGKTTLLRLVAGLLAPTKGSITINGITVADARKGTFVPPEKRHLGMVFQDYALWPHMTVFGNVSFPLEMRGLGRAEREKRVASALDRVGLAGFGERAISDISGGQQQRVAIARAIVAEPGLVLFDEPLSNLDRELRENMVTEIGQLVANLGLTAIYVTHDQSEAFSLADQVAVMRAGVIEQLASPEALVAEPTTPAVADFLRLGCVVPVEQRDNAYKIARTEIHIAQGSAAGQATHVLLPSRSVRSVPVHEAAIPATVLRSQFRGDGHLTTVRIGSQQDGHELTYLDHIRLSPGVPVGISVDASQLRWFSK
- a CDS encoding lipocalin family protein; this encodes MRFGKLALGLTGLAAGYALTRASSPQIPQGIVPVKPFDLTRYLGKWYEVGRLENRFERGLTRTTAEYSLNPDQTVKVVNRGFDPWKGRWTQATGTARFVRSPDEGALKVSFFGPFYGGYNIMDIDEGGYQWSIIVGSTRSYFWVLSREPEPSEELKARAVAQALLLGINSDAILWVPQ
- a CDS encoding aldehyde dehydrogenase family protein; amino-acid sequence: MRPIKDILKTMEYGPSPEANGDVNLWLEQHGRSFGHYINGAFVKPEGRKAIAVANPANGDKLAEITCGNADDVDQAVKAARAAFGKWSKLSGYERAKYLYAIARHIQKRERFLAVLETMDNGKPIRETRDIDIPLAARHFYHHAGWAEMVEDEFKGFSPVGVCGQVIPWNFPLLMLAWKIAPALAAGNTVVLKPADLTPLSAIAFAEICHEVGLPAGVVNIVQGDGTTGAEICGHDGVDKVAFTGSTRVGRVIREQIAGSGKKLSLELGGKSPFIVFEDADLDAAVEGVVDAIWFNQGEVCCAGSRLLVQEGIAGRFYAKLKKRLESLWVGDPLDKSTDVGAIVSPGQVKRIFDLIQKGIEEGGELWQTPNPLPAKGNYIAPGFFTEVDQASTVCQVEIFGPIAAATTFRTPDEAVSLANNTRYGLAASIWSENINVALDLAARVKAGVVWINCTNMLDAGAGFGGYRESGFGREGAREGMYEYLVSDWEKALSPAEVAEVFVPSASPASDDKVAIDGIDRTMKNYIGGKQARPDGGYSYSVIGKGGAVIGQAGIGNRKDIRNAVEAATKAGSWGAATAHNRAQVLYYLGENLDARRADFVARLMESTGVNEKKAEEEFETALRRIFYYAAQADKFDGAVHSTKSRHVTLAMNEPWGVMGIVCPDEAPLLSLVSLVLPAIAMGNRTVVVPSSRQPLVAGDFYQVLDTSDVPGGVVNIVTGERDLLTKTLAEHDDVAAVWYFGSREGSAMVEKASAGNLKATWANNGRLPNWLNRAEGQGRDYLRRAVQVKNIWVPYGA
- the deoC gene encoding deoxyribose-phosphate aldolase; this encodes MTEALPRNNGTPLKPDWFEDVSVNRSASERRAATISARRSVKKEYQAAWLIRAIQCIDLTTLAGDDTAGRVRRLCAKARRPVREDILEALGLADAGITTGAVCVYPTMVPHAVKALEGSGIPVASVATGFPAGLTPLPLRLAEITYAVEQGAHEIDIVITREHVLTQNWSALYDEIAAMREACGDAHMKAILATGDLNTLTNVYRASMVAMQAGSDFIKTSTGKEDVNATLPVSLTMVRALRDYGALSGQSVGFKPAGGLKSAKDALAWLTLMKEELGNRWLEPDLFRIGASSMLGDIERQLEHFVTGRYSAANRHAAA
- the rbsK gene encoding ribokinase, encoding MTRKIGVVGSNMVDLITYVNRMPGPGETLEAPTFEIGCGGKGANQAVAAARLGADVMMVTRVGDDIFADSTIRNLNEFGVDTRHVRKVPGKSSGVAPIFVEPSGENSILIVKGANADLLPAEVDKAANDLKACGLILMQMEVPVETVYHTIAFAAENGIETILNPAPAAADLDPELIRQVTFLVPNESELAILSGLPTGTDDEIVSAARSLIARGIRTVIVTLGGRGARMITASEIVNIPPVKVTPKDTTGAGDAFIGSFARFYAGTGDVEASLRKAALYAAHSITRSGTQKAYASQEEFETFCRDHAPSTERA
- a CDS encoding aldose 1-epimerase family protein; its protein translation is MQNIGPDIEFHLRRQDFVEQPHVIANTYGLSVTAFRYPSGIEALLVENERGNIIVLPFMGQMIWGAEFDGVDLTMGNSFSMPRPATTIVETYGCFAFHSGILRNGCPSPQDNHLLHGEMACAKMDKAGLLFGHDARGVFVEITGEYEYVMGFGAHYLARPSVRLHADETLFDITMDVENLSSAPMELMYMCHVNFAYAEGARIVQPVPYTPDHVQVRTAVPGHVTPNDDYLSLIDELASDPAAMEVLDEPERYDPEQVFYIRGLPKDADGNTHLMMQLPEGDGFGISYPTEIFPKTVRWILVNGDAQVAAFALPSTCEPEGYLAEKAKNNVQVLAPGKRAVFPVRVGYLDTTAAEQFEATIKAL